CAGATGGGAACACCGCCACAGTCCTCCGTACTCGTGCTGGACAGTCAGGCACAGAACTCGCTCGCGCTGAGCAGGACGCTCGCCAAGAAGGGTGTGAGCGTCACTGCGGGAGGGAACACGCGATACCTCCCGGGGATGCTCTCGAAGTTCACCGACGCGTCGTACGTCCACCCGAACGAACGCGCGGACCAGGCCGCGTTCGTCGACGACCTGTACGACCACCTCCAGCGCCACGACTACGACGGCGTGTTCGCAGTGACCGACCTCGTGACGACGGTGCTGGCCCGTCACAAGGCACGACTGTCGGAGACGGGGACGCCCATCGGCGTCGAAGACTGGGAGACGCACCTCGACGCGAACGACAAGGGCCGACTGTTCGAGGCCGCCGAGGACGTCGACGTGCCGACACCGGCGACGTGGGCACCCGACTCGGTCGACGACGTCGACCGAGTCGCCGAGGAGCGAACGACGGCGGTCGTCGTCAAACCCCGACGGACGACGACCCACACGGGCGACCGGGGACACTCCAGTCGGCTCTCGGGGTCGAACTACGTCGGGGTCGACGAGGACCTTGTCGAGCGGTACCGCCACCTCGTCGGCGACAGCGAGGCGTTCGAGGCCCACCCGCCGCTCGTTCAGGAGTACGTCGACGGCGTGGAGACGATGGCGACGGTCGGACTGGCCCACGACGGCGACCTCCTCACCCACTTCC
This region of Halomarina salina genomic DNA includes:
- a CDS encoding carboxylate--amine ligase, translating into MGTPPQSSVLVLDSQAQNSLALSRTLAKKGVSVTAGGNTRYLPGMLSKFTDASYVHPNERADQAAFVDDLYDHLQRHDYDGVFAVTDLVTTVLARHKARLSETGTPIGVEDWETHLDANDKGRLFEAAEDVDVPTPATWAPDSVDDVDRVAEERTTAVVVKPRRTTTHTGDRGHSSRLSGSNYVGVDEDLVERYRHLVGDSEAFEAHPPLVQEYVDGVETMATVGLAHDGDLLTHFQHEKYRVYPPSGGIGAVRRGTWEPRMRRYTERVVEMLGWTGPLHVEWMKTADGDFYLLEVNGRYWGSLALTINSGVDVPWYHLQQLRGETPEIPPDVGYRTDVRQRKLFYTDLLWLRENFREGRYSALFPFLASFFTTREEFLSLSDPLPLLGVLPRTRNVLGGGSVR